A genomic segment from Desulfurella amilsii encodes:
- a CDS encoding FAD-dependent oxidoreductase: MKSNVLFSHYSIGNKIFKNRLIMLPTVTNYANPDGSITQKNLDYYSLRKNLSAIIVEAAYTHTLGKSFTHQIGIDSNDKIEGLTQLSYVIHNNNTYAGVQLAMNIKSKTINNLTQTEIEYIKNSFIEAAVRAKEANFDIIEVHCAHGWLLGQFLSSYFNYRSDLFGGHLQNRMRLPLEIIKTIRDILKDQILSVRINAVDFIENGTEMDESIVFSNRLKEIGVDLINVSAGIGAKTFIHVSPGSYPNGFLLDYAHKIKISTNLPTVAANRLNDFDLASAAIEQSKADFIGLARALIADPNIITKWQNTQFEAVVPCISCNQACIANIQAQKQMSCLMNPKPYETNTFERPFMYRRKIMIIGAGPAGLALAVFARQKGLDCVIFEKQAKIGGQINLAIKPPHKQEFKKMLNYFEYKIKNLKIPLFTNVEVNIDLIKSEKPDVVAFALGSNPYIPDFALGNEFVTTADEALEFGLPFDARSVCVLGGGLSGLETANFLAHKGLSVSVFELEDSLLKNTMDVVKIPIIESMYSNIKFFLSHKLINIKNNTAYFQTNNGPSEHSFDYIVLSLGRKPNRELINQINFCIDTIDIGDCKNPQDAQAAISDAYNAAQIL, encoded by the coding sequence ATGAAAAGTAACGTGCTATTTTCTCATTATAGCATAGGCAATAAAATATTCAAAAATCGCTTGATTATGCTGCCTACTGTGACAAACTACGCTAATCCAGATGGTAGCATAACCCAAAAAAATCTTGATTATTATTCTCTAAGAAAAAATTTGTCTGCAATTATTGTAGAAGCTGCATATACTCATACGTTGGGTAAATCTTTCACACATCAAATTGGCATAGATAGCAATGATAAAATTGAAGGCTTAACCCAGCTAAGTTATGTCATTCACAATAACAATACCTATGCTGGCGTGCAGCTTGCTATGAATATAAAATCAAAAACAATCAACAATCTAACACAAACAGAAATAGAATATATAAAAAATAGCTTTATTGAAGCTGCAGTGCGCGCAAAAGAAGCAAATTTTGATATTATAGAAGTCCATTGTGCGCACGGGTGGTTACTTGGGCAATTTTTAAGTAGTTATTTTAATTACAGAAGCGATTTATTTGGTGGGCATTTGCAAAACCGTATGAGATTGCCTTTAGAAATCATTAAAACTATAAGAGACATCCTAAAGGATCAAATCTTGAGTGTGCGCATAAATGCAGTTGATTTCATAGAAAACGGAACTGAAATGGATGAATCAATTGTATTTAGCAATAGACTTAAAGAGATTGGCGTTGACTTAATTAACGTATCTGCAGGAATTGGCGCAAAAACATTCATACATGTTTCACCGGGAAGCTACCCAAATGGATTTTTACTAGATTATGCTCACAAAATTAAGATTAGTACGAATTTGCCTACAGTCGCTGCCAATCGCCTAAATGATTTTGATTTAGCAAGTGCTGCAATAGAGCAATCAAAAGCAGATTTTATAGGCCTTGCAAGAGCTCTTATTGCTGATCCAAACATTATTACTAAGTGGCAAAACACTCAATTTGAAGCTGTGGTCCCTTGTATTAGTTGCAATCAAGCCTGCATTGCAAATATACAGGCCCAAAAGCAAATGTCTTGCTTAATGAACCCAAAACCCTACGAAACTAATACTTTTGAGCGACCATTTATGTACAGAAGAAAAATAATGATTATAGGTGCTGGACCAGCTGGTTTGGCACTTGCAGTATTCGCACGCCAAAAAGGTTTAGACTGCGTTATTTTTGAAAAACAAGCAAAAATTGGCGGACAGATAAATCTGGCTATAAAGCCGCCCCACAAGCAAGAATTTAAAAAAATGCTCAATTACTTTGAATACAAAATTAAAAATTTAAAAATACCGCTTTTTACCAATGTAGAAGTTAACATCGACCTTATAAAAAGCGAAAAACCAGATGTGGTGGCTTTTGCACTGGGATCTAATCCTTATATACCAGACTTTGCCTTAGGTAATGAATTTGTCACTACAGCAGACGAAGCATTGGAGTTTGGACTTCCTTTTGATGCAAGATCTGTGTGTGTTCTTGGTGGGGGGCTAAGTGGCCTTGAAACAGCCAATTTTTTAGCACACAAAGGCTTGAGTGTAAGTGTTTTCGAGCTAGAAGACAGTTTGCTTAAAAATACTATGGATGTTGTAAAAATTCCCATAATAGAATCAATGTACTCTAACATAAAATTCTTTTTAAGCCATAAATTGATAAATATAAAAAATAATACAGCGTATTTTCAAACCAATAATGGACCTAGTGAGCACTCTTTTGATTATATAGTTCTTTCGCTTGGCAGAAAACCAAACAGAGAGTTAATCAACCAGATTAATTTTTGTATTGATACGATAGACATAGGTGATTGCAAAAACCCACAAGACGCCCAAGCAGCAATTAGTGATGCCTACAATGCAGCACAAATACTCTAA
- a CDS encoding alpha/beta fold hydrolase: MYFVEKEEEIAGKKVFYIKQPVGEKDIIFMHGKSYTANDWLKLNDTLIGLYNLKYRFYAFDFPGFGKSKPNDIEPVDFIQAFIEYKKLDNFVLFGASMSGGFALKYAHAHPKQVRAIVAAAPAWIEKEIESFKNLNIPTLLLWGANDNKVNPKIGTRLKEVMPNATLHTFRGLSHPFYFENEVLFDQYFFDFLKSIDEK; the protein is encoded by the coding sequence ATGTATTTTGTTGAAAAAGAAGAAGAAATAGCTGGCAAAAAGGTATTCTACATTAAACAACCCGTGGGCGAAAAAGATATTATTTTCATGCATGGCAAAAGCTATACAGCAAACGATTGGCTAAAACTAAACGATACGCTTATTGGGTTATATAATCTAAAATATCGTTTTTATGCTTTTGATTTTCCTGGTTTTGGTAAATCAAAGCCAAACGATATTGAGCCTGTGGATTTTATCCAAGCTTTTATAGAATATAAAAAATTAGACAACTTTGTACTGTTTGGCGCTTCAATGAGCGGGGGTTTTGCGCTTAAATATGCGCATGCTCACCCTAAACAGGTTAGAGCTATCGTTGCTGCAGCTCCTGCCTGGATCGAAAAGGAAATTGAATCATTTAAAAATTTAAATATCCCAACTTTGTTGCTGTGGGGAGCAAATGACAATAAAGTCAATCCCAAAATCGGTACACGGCTAAAGGAAGTTATGCCAAATGCTACATTACACACATTTAGGGGATTGTCACACCCATTTTACTTTGAAAATGAAGTTTTATTTGACCAATATTTTTTTGATTTTTTAAAGTCTATAGATGAAAAGTAA
- the serA gene encoding phosphoglycerate dehydrogenase: MKILVTEHVAQEGLDYIRKNNIEIEGKMNLTPQELAQIIGNYDAVITRSGTRITKETLTNPGKLKVIGRAGVGVDSIDIAEASKKGIIVINAPGANTIAAAELTTGMMLNALRKLPTAHYSLKYERKWDRKKFMGVELSGKTLGIVGLGHVGSEVAKRAKAFGAKCLAYDPYIKKTKALDLGVELVEQFDEILERSDIITFHTPLTKETKNMMTKKEIDKAKDGVILINCARGGIINEKDLYESIKSGKVAACGIDTFEKEPATDNPLLDLDNVFVTPHIGANSNESQINVSLILAQQIVNALLGRPYQNAINIPFIKDKMSKEHRLYFDLAEKMGSLAAQLTEGRPSQIDIVMVGTRFEEDVVEKAFDVPFNYQPFTIAALKGFLEFSMSDSVSYMNAPYVAKELDIIVSEAKAKNYENYNNLLLMKIATDKQTKIIGSTLFEDGTQKIVLVDEFRTDIAPKGIYLYVINKDKPGTIGKIGTILGNLNINIAGFHLSRQKSGFAMSFVELDTQPSQEAINLLKKIEDIELIKAIVFN, encoded by the coding sequence ATGAAAATTTTAGTAACAGAGCATGTAGCGCAAGAAGGTTTGGATTATATCAGAAAGAACAACATTGAAATTGAAGGAAAAATGAATCTAACCCCACAGGAATTAGCGCAAATAATAGGTAATTATGATGCTGTCATAACAAGAAGTGGCACGCGAATTACTAAAGAAACACTTACGAACCCAGGAAAGTTAAAAGTAATAGGTAGGGCCGGAGTAGGTGTTGATAGTATCGATATTGCCGAAGCTAGTAAAAAAGGTATTATTGTTATAAATGCGCCAGGCGCCAATACTATTGCAGCAGCAGAGCTTACTACTGGTATGATGCTAAATGCACTGAGAAAACTTCCTACAGCCCACTACAGCTTAAAATATGAGCGTAAATGGGATAGAAAAAAGTTTATGGGTGTTGAGTTATCCGGCAAAACACTAGGTATTGTAGGTCTTGGTCATGTGGGAAGCGAAGTGGCAAAACGTGCAAAAGCCTTTGGCGCAAAATGTCTTGCATATGACCCATACATAAAAAAAACCAAAGCGCTGGATTTAGGTGTAGAACTTGTTGAACAATTTGATGAAATATTAGAAAGATCAGATATAATTACTTTCCATACACCACTTACAAAAGAAACAAAAAACATGATGACAAAAAAAGAAATAGACAAAGCAAAAGATGGCGTTATTTTAATCAACTGCGCCCGTGGTGGTATAATTAACGAAAAAGACCTCTACGAGAGCATAAAATCAGGCAAAGTAGCCGCATGCGGTATTGACACATTTGAAAAAGAACCAGCAACAGACAATCCGCTTCTAGATTTAGACAATGTTTTTGTAACACCACATATTGGTGCAAATAGTAACGAGTCTCAAATAAATGTTTCTTTAATCCTAGCTCAACAAATTGTAAATGCCCTACTTGGAAGGCCTTATCAAAATGCAATCAATATACCATTCATTAAGGATAAAATGTCAAAAGAACACAGGCTATATTTCGACTTGGCAGAAAAGATGGGTAGTTTAGCTGCTCAGCTAACAGAAGGCAGGCCCAGCCAAATTGATATTGTAATGGTGGGTACACGTTTTGAAGAGGATGTTGTAGAAAAAGCCTTCGACGTACCTTTTAATTATCAACCATTCACAATTGCAGCGTTAAAAGGCTTCTTAGAATTTAGCATGAGCGATAGTGTTTCTTATATGAATGCACCTTATGTGGCAAAAGAACTCGATATAATAGTTTCTGAAGCAAAAGCAAAAAACTATGAAAATTACAATAATCTTTTGTTAATGAAAATTGCAACAGATAAACAAACTAAAATAATCGGCTCTACGTTGTTTGAAGATGGCACTCAAAAAATTGTGCTTGTTGACGAATTTAGGACAGATATTGCGCCAAAAGGCATATACCTCTATGTTATAAACAAAGATAAACCCGGTACAATAGGTAAAATTGGCACCATATTGGGTAATTTAAATATTAACATAGCAGGTTTTCATCTATCAAGACAAAAAAGTGGTTTTGCAATGTCTTTTGTAGAGCTTGATACACAGCCTTCACAAGAAGCGATTAATTTACTGAAAAAAATTGAGGACATTGAACTTATAAAAGCTATTGTGTTTAATTAG
- the mdh gene encoding malate dehydrogenase yields the protein MRRSKVTVIGAGNVGATAAHWAAIEGLGDIVLLDVLEGIPQGKALDQSQFRPISGLSCSIIGTNDYKDTADSDVIIITSGIARKPGMSRDDLLATNVKIVKEVTEKALEYSKNAYVVVVTNPIDAMVYTSYKVSGLPKNKVVGMAGVLDSARYKSFLADAIGVSPKDVNAIVMGIHGDYMLPLVRLANVCGVPVTELLPKDQIDAIVKRTQNGGAEIVAHLKTGSAYYTPAAAAVEMAKAIIFDEKRVLPCASYLEGEFGISGYFLGVPVVLGKNGVEKILQFKLTNEEQSLIKLSVEKVKEQVDSVNKILGW from the coding sequence ATGAGACGCAGTAAAGTTACTGTTATTGGAGCAGGAAATGTTGGTGCAACTGCAGCACATTGGGCAGCAATTGAAGGTTTAGGTGATATCGTGTTGCTTGATGTTTTAGAAGGAATACCGCAGGGTAAGGCGCTTGACCAATCGCAATTTAGGCCTATTTCTGGTCTGTCATGCAGCATTATTGGTACAAACGATTACAAAGATACAGCGGATTCAGATGTTATCATTATTACATCAGGTATTGCTAGAAAGCCTGGTATGTCAAGGGATGATTTACTTGCAACAAATGTAAAAATAGTCAAAGAAGTAACAGAAAAAGCGCTAGAGTACTCAAAAAACGCTTATGTTGTTGTCGTTACAAACCCAATTGACGCTATGGTTTATACATCATACAAAGTATCTGGCTTGCCAAAAAATAAAGTGGTTGGCATGGCAGGTGTATTGGATTCAGCAAGGTATAAATCCTTTCTAGCAGATGCCATAGGCGTTTCTCCAAAAGATGTAAACGCTATCGTTATGGGTATACATGGTGACTATATGCTGCCTTTGGTAAGGCTTGCAAATGTATGCGGCGTGCCAGTTACAGAACTATTACCAAAAGATCAAATTGATGCAATTGTAAAAAGAACACAAAACGGTGGAGCAGAAATTGTAGCTCATTTAAAAACTGGCTCTGCATATTACACACCAGCAGCAGCAGCAGTTGAGATGGCAAAAGCGATTATCTTCGATGAAAAAAGAGTATTGCCATGTGCATCTTACCTGGAAGGTGAATTTGGCATTTCTGGATATTTCCTTGGAGTACCAGTTGTGCTAGGTAAAAATGGCGTAGAAAAAATCTTGCAATTTAAACTAACTAATGAAGAACAATCCTTAATTAAATTATCGGTAGAAAAGGTAAAAGAGCAGGTAGATTCTGTAAATAAAATTCTGGGTTGGTAG
- a CDS encoding LysR family transcriptional regulator, protein MNVADLSLHHVVVFNSVAKSLNMSKSAKELLVTQSAISQTIKDLETKFSVKLFLRKNRRLYLTEEGKEFYYYTKKIFDILEEAKLCLENFNTLKKGRVSIGASMTIGNYLLPELIVKFKQSYPDIDLSLFIANSSEVIEKLRTSEIDIALIEGLPYTNDKSIKITRFAKDKLSFICSPQHRFASIQKVALKDLLKEQFIMRERGSGTRQIIEAEFAKVGAHVKVAYEFNNPEAIKNAVSCNLGISALSDLIIKNELQMGMLKEIPFSTIKIYRWFYLMKINSYNKAQTIFENYLLEAFKNQSK, encoded by the coding sequence ATGAATGTGGCTGATTTGTCATTGCATCATGTAGTGGTATTTAACAGTGTAGCAAAATCACTCAATATGAGCAAGAGCGCAAAGGAGCTTCTTGTCACTCAATCTGCAATTAGTCAGACAATAAAAGATCTGGAAACGAAGTTTTCTGTTAAATTATTCTTGAGAAAAAATAGGCGATTGTATTTAACAGAAGAAGGCAAAGAGTTTTATTATTATACAAAAAAAATATTTGATATTTTAGAAGAAGCCAAGTTGTGCTTAGAAAATTTTAATACATTAAAAAAGGGTAGAGTATCTATTGGTGCAAGCATGACTATAGGCAATTATTTACTGCCAGAGCTTATTGTAAAATTTAAGCAATCCTACCCTGATATAGATTTGAGTTTGTTTATTGCAAATAGTTCGGAAGTAATTGAGAAGCTGCGTACATCAGAAATTGATATAGCCCTTATAGAAGGTTTACCCTACACTAATGATAAATCTATAAAAATAACACGCTTTGCAAAAGATAAATTGTCGTTTATTTGCTCGCCTCAACACAGGTTTGCTTCAATACAGAAGGTAGCACTCAAAGATCTACTGAAAGAGCAATTTATCATGCGAGAGCGTGGTTCTGGCACAAGACAAATAATAGAAGCCGAGTTTGCAAAGGTGGGTGCACATGTAAAGGTAGCTTATGAATTTAATAACCCAGAAGCTATTAAAAATGCTGTATCTTGCAATCTGGGTATATCGGCGTTAAGTGATCTTATAATTAAAAACGAGCTTCAAATGGGTATGTTAAAAGAAATCCCTTTTAGCACTATAAAAATTTACAGATGGTTTTATTTAATGAAAATAAACAGCTACAACAAAGCCCAAACCATCTTTGAAAATTACCTATTAGAAGCTTTTAAAAATCAATCAAAATGA
- a CDS encoding hotdog domain-containing protein, which yields MREENVPLLKRSNELSLEKIIPLSTSETLRNNFIVLDQELPANIRFGLLLEIMDTLAADTARMYVNQFYKDAIVVTAAIDTIIVRNPADISKDLIFKSRINYVGKSSMEVGIRIEQSNPQTHIATCYFTLVARRGPRDNRVNIEIPTLDYIDDMEKRRYQKAIERKEHYLAQKNLESQPPSLEEYRLLENLHESQKDPNFNGLLASKLSLTSWERTFPAYKNPNQTIFGGYLARRSYELSTMCAELISTKRPIIAAVNRMNFLNPVKIGDKLLFKSNIVYTHKSFICIETTISRVGRYEKRISNLTDSCLFTFVNVDEKLKPYPVETIYPLTYFEDQKYLEARRSLTSIISEIKDGLLKDSDIAHFD from the coding sequence ATGAGAGAGGAAAACGTGCCTTTATTAAAAAGATCAAACGAGTTATCCCTTGAAAAGATAATACCGCTTAGCACAAGCGAAACATTAAGAAATAACTTTATTGTGCTAGATCAAGAGTTGCCCGCGAATATTAGATTTGGTCTATTGCTTGAAATTATGGATACTTTGGCTGCAGATACTGCAAGGATGTATGTGAATCAATTCTACAAAGATGCTATTGTGGTAACTGCTGCGATTGACACTATAATAGTGCGAAACCCAGCAGATATTTCAAAAGACCTGATATTCAAATCACGTATAAACTATGTAGGTAAATCTTCTATGGAAGTTGGCATAAGAATCGAGCAATCAAATCCTCAAACGCATATCGCTACCTGTTATTTTACATTAGTGGCCAGAAGAGGTCCAAGAGATAACAGGGTAAACATAGAAATACCTACTTTGGATTACATTGATGATATGGAAAAAAGGAGGTACCAAAAAGCAATAGAAAGAAAGGAACATTACTTAGCTCAAAAGAATTTAGAAAGTCAACCACCCTCACTAGAAGAATATCGACTGCTTGAAAACTTACATGAATCACAAAAAGACCCAAACTTCAATGGTCTTTTGGCATCAAAACTATCACTTACTTCATGGGAACGCACATTTCCAGCTTACAAGAACCCAAACCAAACCATATTTGGCGGTTATTTAGCAAGAAGATCATACGAGTTATCCACAATGTGCGCTGAATTAATTTCAACAAAAAGGCCAATCATAGCTGCCGTAAATAGAATGAATTTTTTAAACCCTGTCAAAATTGGCGATAAACTATTATTTAAAAGCAATATAGTCTATACCCACAAAAGTTTCATATGCATTGAAACCACAATATCGCGAGTTGGACGTTACGAAAAGAGGATCAGCAATTTAACTGATTCTTGCCTATTTACATTTGTTAATGTTGATGAGAAATTAAAACCCTATCCAGTAGAAACTATATATCCGCTAACATACTTTGAAGACCAAAAATACCTAGAAGCACGAAGAAGCTTAACGTCTATTATTTCAGAAATAAAAGATGGTTTGCTCAAAGACAGCGATATTGCTCATTTTGATTGA
- a CDS encoding CaiB/BaiF CoA transferase family protein — MNASLPLEGIKILDLSRVLALPFATMILSDLGAEVIKVERPALGDETRHWGPPFLGSESAYFLCVNRNKKSITVDIKKKEGQKIIHDLASICDVFVENYKVGELKKYSLDHENIKKINPSIVYCSLTGYGQNGPKSHLPGYDFIMQGESGLMSITGSLKGQPMKVGVAILDIVSGLYAAVAILASLLKRQKVNQSEYIDLALYDCAVASLANVASNYLVGGKIPKRYGNAHPNIVPYQTFKAKDKYFNLAVGNDEQFQKLTELLSEKSLKQEKFRKNADRVRNRKELIKILQSIFVTKNASYWVELFQLHNIPAGHINNLKEVFEDDQLFARNMINAIKHPFGTLNFVGSPLKLMNSSIKKPQNSPLLGQDTMGVLKNLLHYKKTDIEYLKNQNII, encoded by the coding sequence ATGAATGCAAGTCTTCCACTTGAAGGTATAAAGATCCTGGATTTATCGCGTGTGCTTGCTTTACCTTTCGCTACTATGATACTATCGGATTTAGGTGCGGAGGTAATAAAAGTTGAAAGGCCTGCATTAGGTGATGAAACGCGCCATTGGGGGCCTCCGTTTTTAGGATCAGAAAGTGCGTATTTTCTCTGTGTAAATCGCAATAAGAAAAGCATTACTGTAGATATAAAGAAAAAAGAGGGTCAAAAGATCATACACGATCTAGCAAGTATATGCGATGTATTTGTAGAAAACTACAAGGTTGGAGAACTCAAAAAATACTCTCTTGATCATGAGAATATCAAAAAAATTAATCCATCAATAGTATATTGTTCGCTAACGGGTTACGGTCAAAATGGACCCAAAAGCCACCTACCGGGTTATGATTTTATTATGCAAGGAGAAAGTGGTTTGATGAGCATAACAGGCTCTTTGAAAGGACAACCTATGAAAGTAGGCGTGGCAATTTTAGATATTGTATCTGGCTTGTATGCTGCAGTTGCAATACTTGCAAGCCTCCTCAAAAGGCAGAAAGTAAACCAGTCTGAGTACATAGATCTTGCGCTGTATGATTGTGCTGTAGCTAGTTTGGCAAATGTAGCGTCAAACTACCTCGTTGGTGGCAAAATACCCAAGCGCTATGGCAATGCTCATCCCAATATTGTCCCATATCAAACCTTTAAAGCCAAAGACAAATACTTTAATCTAGCTGTTGGAAATGATGAGCAGTTTCAAAAGCTCACTGAACTTCTAAGTGAAAAATCTCTCAAACAAGAAAAATTTAGAAAAAATGCAGACAGAGTAAGAAACAGAAAAGAACTGATTAAAATCTTGCAAAGCATATTTGTAACCAAAAATGCATCATACTGGGTAGAGTTATTTCAATTGCACAACATCCCAGCAGGTCACATTAATAATCTCAAAGAGGTTTTTGAAGATGATCAACTATTTGCAAGAAATATGATAAATGCAATTAAGCATCCATTTGGCACACTAAATTTTGTTGGCTCTCCTTTAAAATTAATGAACTCAAGTATTAAAAAACCGCAGAATTCTCCCTTGCTTGGTCAAGATACAATGGGTGTACTAAAAAATTTATTACATTACAAAAAAACAGACATTGAATACTTAAAAAACCAAAATATTATTTAA
- a CDS encoding acyl-CoA dehydrogenase family protein encodes MLVDYYKIDDLLSGEDKLLRNSLRKFLEDNIKPLIKDAWHKQKTLDFRNIAKQFGELGILGSFIEEKYNCPGATYTTYGMVCQEVERIDSSLRSFVAVNTGLVMYPIWRFGSQDQKTHFLPKLASGEKIGCYGLTEPDAGSDPSSMKTTAKKMDNKWVLNGSKMWITEAEIADLAIVWAKDADDGKIKGFIVEKGTVGFYQKDLDELGSMRAGGVGELAFTDCAIPLDNRLPNIEGLRGPFSCLNMARYGISWGAIGASMDCFETALSYSLDRKQFGEPIASYQLVQEKLADMITEITKAQLVSLRLSQLMNENKATPAQISLAKRNNVRTARFCARIAREILGANGISLDYSPIRHIANIESVYTYEGTDDMHTLIIGKDITGIEAFRKK; translated from the coding sequence ATGCTTGTAGATTACTATAAAATTGATGATTTGCTAAGCGGTGAAGACAAATTGCTTAGAAATTCACTAAGAAAATTTTTAGAAGACAACATAAAACCGCTGATTAAAGACGCTTGGCATAAGCAAAAAACGCTTGATTTTAGAAATATTGCAAAACAATTTGGTGAGCTTGGCATACTGGGTAGCTTCATAGAAGAAAAATACAACTGCCCTGGTGCTACATATACTACCTACGGCATGGTCTGCCAGGAAGTAGAGCGTATAGATAGCTCTCTTCGAAGTTTTGTTGCTGTAAATACAGGCCTTGTTATGTATCCCATCTGGCGCTTTGGCAGTCAGGATCAAAAAACCCACTTTTTGCCTAAGCTTGCAAGCGGAGAAAAAATTGGCTGTTATGGCTTAACAGAGCCCGATGCAGGCTCAGACCCATCCAGTATGAAAACCACAGCAAAAAAGATGGATAACAAGTGGGTACTTAACGGTTCAAAAATGTGGATTACAGAGGCTGAAATTGCAGACTTAGCAATTGTTTGGGCAAAAGATGCAGATGATGGAAAAATAAAAGGCTTTATAGTAGAAAAAGGCACTGTCGGGTTTTATCAAAAAGACTTAGACGAGCTTGGTTCTATGAGGGCAGGCGGTGTAGGTGAGCTTGCGTTTACAGATTGTGCAATACCGCTAGATAACAGGTTGCCAAACATTGAAGGCCTAAGGGGTCCGTTTTCTTGTTTGAATATGGCTCGCTACGGGATATCATGGGGGGCAATTGGTGCAAGCATGGACTGCTTTGAAACTGCACTTTCCTACTCGCTTGATCGCAAGCAGTTTGGAGAGCCCATTGCTTCATACCAGCTAGTGCAAGAAAAGCTTGCAGATATGATTACGGAAATTACAAAAGCTCAGCTTGTAAGCTTAAGACTATCGCAGCTTATGAATGAAAATAAAGCTACACCAGCGCAAATATCGCTTGCAAAGAGAAACAATGTAAGAACAGCCAGGTTTTGCGCAAGAATCGCCCGAGAAATACTTGGGGCAAACGGTATAAGCCTGGATTATTCGCCCATTCGCCATATTGCAAACATTGAGTCTGTATACACATATGAGGGCACAGACGATATGCACACACTAATAATTGGCAAAGATATAACGGGCATTGAGGCGTTTAGGAAAAAATGA
- a CDS encoding ATP-binding cassette domain-containing protein, whose amino-acid sequence MALLEVINLEKRFGGIHATDNVSFEVKDHEIVGLIGPNGAGKSTILHLIVGLHKPTSGTIKFESKEIQHLSIHERIKKGISVMFQHSRPLSRQTVLENIELSLLPDKFRVFYPKDIKNKAIEIAKKLGLDLALDKRPNELPFGIVRRMELAKALALNPKLLLLDEPFAGLSHSEVSEFSRLIKSLKAERFSIIVIDHNVKAVKDLVDRIVAIHAGKIIASGIPDEVISNAEVKRVFLGEVQGTAFEKKPLDQENSILLEVNIKSLKYNKAQALRDVDLIVRKGQFVSVVGLNGAGKTSLFRAIFSFVNYEGDVKWQGQSIQHLDTADIVNLGIAFVPETRELFKYMSVEENLSLALQKVEKNEAKNRIEEVYSIFPRLLERKKQSASTLSGGEQQMLTIARALVQKPKMIVLDEPTLGLAPIVLEDISKVLDYMHKQMNLTILLGEQNLHFALKHSDRVYLLEHGSIICECTMEEFKERIGDKYLA is encoded by the coding sequence ATGGCGCTTTTGGAAGTAATTAACTTAGAAAAACGATTTGGCGGCATACATGCTACAGACAATGTAAGTTTTGAGGTCAAAGACCATGAAATTGTAGGTTTAATTGGCCCAAATGGTGCTGGCAAATCAACCATCCTGCATTTAATTGTAGGTTTGCATAAACCCACAAGCGGCACTATTAAGTTTGAGTCAAAAGAGATTCAGCATCTTTCTATACACGAAAGAATCAAGAAAGGTATATCGGTAATGTTTCAACACTCAAGGCCGCTTAGCAGGCAAACAGTTTTGGAAAATATTGAATTATCTTTACTACCCGACAAGTTTAGAGTATTTTACCCAAAAGATATAAAAAACAAAGCAATTGAAATAGCAAAAAAGCTTGGCTTAGACCTTGCGCTTGATAAGCGCCCAAATGAGCTACCATTTGGTATTGTGCGCAGAATGGAGCTTGCAAAAGCCCTTGCACTAAACCCAAAGCTTTTGCTTTTAGATGAGCCATTTGCCGGTTTGAGCCACTCTGAAGTTAGCGAATTTTCAAGACTCATTAAATCTTTAAAAGCAGAGCGGTTTTCGATTATTGTTATAGACCATAATGTTAAAGCTGTAAAAGATTTAGTTGATAGAATTGTTGCAATACATGCAGGAAAAATAATCGCAAGCGGAATTCCCGATGAAGTCATTTCAAACGCAGAAGTCAAAAGGGTGTTTTTGGGAGAAGTCCAAGGCACTGCCTTTGAAAAAAAGCCCTTAGACCAAGAAAACAGCATTTTGCTTGAAGTAAATATCAAATCACTTAAATACAACAAGGCACAAGCTCTAAGAGATGTAGATTTGATTGTAAGAAAAGGCCAGTTCGTGTCGGTTGTGGGACTAAACGGTGCAGGTAAAACGAGTTTGTTTAGGGCTATATTTTCATTTGTTAACTACGAAGGTGATGTAAAGTGGCAAGGCCAATCCATTCAGCATCTTGACACTGCTGATATTGTAAATTTAGGCATAGCTTTTGTGCCAGAAACAAGGGAGCTATTTAAATACATGAGCGTAGAAGAAAACTTAAGCCTTGCTTTGCAAAAGGTTGAAAAAAACGAAGCCAAAAACAGAATAGAGGAAGTTTACTCAATATTCCCAAGGCTTTTAGAGAGAAAAAAGCAATCTGCAAGTACACTTTCTGGCGGCGAACAGCAGATGCTTACCATTGCTAGAGCTCTTGTGCAAAAACCAAAAATGATTGTGCTTGATGAGCCCACACTGGGACTTGCACCTATTGTGCTTGAGGATATTTCAAAAGTTTTAGATTATATGCATAAGCAAATGAACCTAACAATTCTGCTTGGTGAACAAAACCTGCACTTTGCCCTAAAGCACTCAGATAGAGTATACTTGCTTGAACACGGCAGTATCATATGCGAGTGCACAATGGAAGAGTTCAAAGAGCGCATAGGCGATAAATATTTAGCTTAA